The Manduca sexta isolate Smith_Timp_Sample1 unplaced genomic scaffold, JHU_Msex_v1.0 HiC_scaffold_1084, whole genome shotgun sequence region GCCCTTCTATAATCCGATGGAGGAATCGCTGTGATTTACTAAGCGTGATCATCCTGTTTATAGGTAATTTGATTAAATCTCGGTGACATTGTGTAGAGTTTCCCTTTAGTTcctaatgtttaatatttattagtaggtAAAAATGCGTTAGTCCGGAAAAATTTGCATATCCAAATATAACAGCTACTTCTAAGATTTTATAGAATTCggctttttattttcaaatcacgtaatctaattattatttggcATTCATAgacgtgttaaaaaaaatttagtcaGTCACGCTTAGGGCGCCTTCTAATTAGCACTTATTAATTAGGAAGGCAACCTTGTTCTCCATTAATTGTGTACTTTAACGTAAGTATTGAGGCATTATgacattttgtataaatacatacataacaaacTCACCTCAGCAACACCGAAGTCGGTTATCTTAAGCGTTTGGTCCAACGTGAGTAGTAAGTTTCCCGGCTTGATATCCTTATGCACCACGCCCTGCCCGTGTAAGTACTCCAAGCCGTCCAGAAGCTGTGTGAAGTAATCGTGGGCTTGTCGCTGCGGAAACTTTTTACCAGGACTCGATTCTAACATATCCTGAAACAAAAAACAGGCTAAAGATTGTGTTAAACAAATatgtcttttaaatttttagaatTGAAAATCCCATTTCGTGTACGAAATGTATACATGTTTGTTACCGGCAATCTTTTTAATACGACACATGTTTGAAATATTCCACATTTTGCCTAGGCATTCTATACCAAATACGCAGCCGGTAATATGAGTAAAAAGTTTATGcttgaattattaatttctgaCATTTCATGTACAGTTTCAATCTAACCTAACCAACATGAGGATTTATATTATGACATAACTTGTCAAAAACCTACACTAAAGCCGAATAAAAACAccgtaataatattacaattaaataaactatttttcggattttatcgcggttttaattttagttttgtcccgacgtttcgaagactttgtagccttcatgatcacgatCCCCCGTAACCGCGATATACTCcgacaaatagtttaattttaatgtctaacattcgcgtaaacaagaaaccataataatatgtttaatttgtcCGCCAGTTTTCATAGGTAAGAATgtacatttataacatttataaatacagaCCATTATCTATTAACTTCATACATTACTAGCAGGTATTCTATACAATACCTGGATATTGTATACtttgcttaaataaaatatgtaaatggacaataaattttcataataatttatacattttctataCGCCCCAGTATTCTATAAATTATCTAGGCATTGTATAGATTACCTGCATTATACATGTTGCCGCTGACAAGCATATCAACAAATATaggtacagttttatttttcgtaGACTAAtcctatattagaaaatataggAATGATTTGTACATCCTATTGTTAAATATTCTTGGGTACAGCCTCGTCGCAAAGTAATAATAATCCTGAAACTCGAGTCTCCAAGAAAGGGCTATGGCGGGTTTCTTTGAGTGTGGGCAAAACGTATTCAATGAGTAGAGCTAAATAGAAAGTTAGCCCGGAAAATATGAAAGCGTACAATGCAGATATAaggatgaaaaatattttaataaaaatcgtaaaACAGGCCACGGTCAATATAATGTTAATGCGTTCATTCTGATAAACAATAATGATATACTCAAGTCACATGAGTGATGTGCTAGTACTATAGTGCAATCATTACAATTAATCGAAACAATTGAATAAAGTAAGTGTTCAAGTACAAGTCCCGATTCTGTGACggtctatttatattattttttctttctacatatgattgaatatttataaaaaatattccgtcatccttttttattgacatttgatTGATGTTCACGTAGTAACTATTCCTTCTAGTCAATTGAACAATGAGAAAACTTGACAGAACCCCAAAAATTGTAGTCGCTAAAAACTAAAGGCTAAAACATTTAAATGAGTACGGTTTTGATGGGCTGACATAAATGCTATGCTTGCTATTTCTTGcaataaaaattacgtaataattcactgaataatatataaaaagaattgcCATGCGAGGACGGTACGGGTCGCGGCGCCCGCCAGTCATTAATAAAGACGTAGGTACTAAAGCGGTACTAACCacaattataaatgtgttactATGTTAACGATCATTTTAATGGGTCAAGTCTCTCAGATGCGGTTAatcaaatattctataaatgaatataatttatctgaTATAATGgacatttattcataatatatacacTTGTTCAAATCAAGATCCTACTTTCTGCTAACCagaaattgtatattaatttattgacatattaaaatatttataatattgacccATGCATAACTTTACACTTTAGAAAGTTATCAGGTTTTgatgtttttcttattaaacaGAGTATAAAATCATGATCTTGAtacaatttaaagtaaaaatatatctacctataacaatagaaaatattaagaagTAAAAATTTTAAGATATGATGGCACTTGAGGTCTGTATAGTAGTAAAGATTACTGTAGCAATTCTGTATATAAAGCTGTAATTTGCAGTTTCTCATTTATTTCTATTGCTATTTGACCAAAGCCATGCTTACGGTTGCAGATGCAGGCAGGTTAGACATCtgcaacttaataaataataatattatgaaagacaaaaaaagtatttttacactATATTCAATCAGTGCATTGTGGAATCTATGAAAAAGAGAATAGCTTAATCGCATATCGACTTAGATATTTCTGTAGCAGAAGGTCAACAAATAAATTAGGAGGCCATGTCCAATAATCACAATATCCTTTAATCGAGAACACAACAACCCCTACCGAAATACTGGTTGGTGGTAGATAGAAAGATTGATATTACATAGTACTGACCACTTGCAAAACTATGATTTTTGATTCACAAAATTCTTTAAATCTCAAAAGCCAttacactattaaaatattagatgtAAATTGAGGCTACTGAGAATAATTATGAGTCACTAAAAATGAGACTAAAACCCCTATCATGAGCAAAATGATTCACTAAGTCATTGTATGACAATTTATCACGTTAGCATCACTACAGTTAAGTTAGCTGATCAGTCTGTTAATCAAATACTTTGCATAACGCTAATGAATGCAGTGTAGTTAACTCATTTTTCAATTGCCTCTGTGTATaactgcaatgctgaggtccTAGATTTGATCAGCAAGTTGGGAAAGTGATATCGTATTTTTCAACTCAGTATCGGCCGGGAGTCTGGAATGTGTGCCTGATATGTTAATGGGCTCATCCCTATGaaatcatgggacagaatacacacaacAGAAAATGGCTGGACATGTTGTGCCTTTACCTACCACTTCAGAGAAAAAAGTGTGagttttttaatactttgaatgacgagacaagcttgcggttttcttgatggtaagcaatacaaccacccataaacagaagaaataccatataacaccttgaattaccaagtattgtttggtattccactgtgctcaccatcctgagacatgagatgttaagtcttattatatccagtagttacactggctacaatgtccttcaaactggaacacaacagtgacaacacactgctgcttggtggcagaaatagacattgcagtggtacctacccaggggactctcacatatgagacttGCCACCAGTAAAATGATGGGAGTGAGTGTATTCCTTATAAACAAGGATGTggtttattaacataaatgaatagacgaaataataaacaatctaTACATATAGGCATAgactagatttttattattcacttgcaataataatatatgtaaatacacacataattataccTGCCAATGGGTTTGTTTACTTCTACaatatgttgtatattttatcacattaataAACCTGTATGATGTCATGTGCTTTATCACAAATATGTGGTTTATTTTCTACTTCATGGTTTATCATACATATGTACCGCCTCTACCAGCttgtaaacaaaactataaaatccAAGTGGTTATAAAGGTTAGTTTCATgttgttagaatatattttttaataagtaggtATCTATGTTGTATATAACACACCATACAGACAATAACTTAAACTACAATACATAGTTATATAGATTCTTGTTGCAGCCGCACACCCTGTCAGCATAATTCATTCATATGATGAActttatgaacattttattagtattgtaaaattagtaaaataaatgactACAGTAATGTTATATTGTACAAATTTTCTCCTAATAACCctgattaaaataaacatgaaaaccatatacttatattaataatagacaAACCTTGATTCTTTTAAATTTCAAGGGCTGTcattaacaaaaatagtttgttgaaactttataaacaaaatgtctCACCTGTAGCACTCCAACACAAAACTCCATTACAAGGTACATCTTCTGCTTCTCATCATTAAATATAACGTCGACTAGTTCTATCACATTTTTATGTCTAAGTATTCGCAGTAACTGTATCTCTCTTTGCACATTCTGCTCCCCATTTGGGATCCTTCTTAACTTCCGTTTCTTAAGGATTTTGACCGCCCGCCTGCACAATGTCACAGAGTCCAACATCTCCTTGACTTTCCCATAGGAGCCCTCCCCTAACACGTCTCCCATAACGTACTTGCCTaccattttacattttttctttttgctcCTATAAATTATGTCGGCGCTGTCCACTCTATTGAAGTAGAAATTGGGTGGATCTAAATCTTCTATTTCATCGTCGTGGAGCCATGTCACGGAGTGTGGCTCGGGACTACCTTCCAGCATAAAATTATCATCGCTCTCTTGCGGTGCAATGACGTTTGATACCTCAAACTCCACATTATCGGCGTCCGGAAGACTTTCACTACTACTGATTTTTCTACACATTCTTGGATCCATTATCTACCAAAACAACACATTTGTAAAACTGTCTGTGTATCTGTGCGATATTGCAAGGCCTTTTGTCATAAGATCATAAAGGctatatcaaaataaacttacgactttatatataacatttctcAAAATCTCACTCCGGTTCACTATATTTAAATGatcattacaaaaattattatgtttgcataaaaggtaaataaaattatttaacaagttATCAACCGTATGAATATCCCTGAGACAAGAACCACAGACACAGAAAATAGAAATGAAGCATGTTTGATCATTGATGATACTCCCTGACAcatgtattgttaaaataagCGCCATCTTTTAACATggcttataaatgtataatctgTATAATCTGTAGCTACAAAAaaattggacataataaaatagtgtgaatacaatagatatattaatagCTTTTGTCCAATTTCCAGATATAAAAGCTATTTACACCGATGTCGTTATAAGAAAAGAAATACgattatagtatttttgtttcaagTCGTGAACCAGATTTCTTTTCGTTTAACTATTAGTTTAGATAAATTTTAACAGCTGACGACTTGATGTGGAGACATTTTTGTGATTAtagaaatgttaaaaaaaactgtaatgtattttttcggAGTCAACTATTGACTGGatgattttcaatattataaagaaaacatggTGCGATGTAGCATTTTTGGATATAAAAATGATAGTAAAATAGAAAATACCGGACTTgtctttttattagtatttacttTGAATCGGTCActagctttaaaatatatatttaaaatcctatttaagttattttcattatttttgacGTCAattctctaaaaataaaaatacaatcatcgaattaaagttttaaagtttcTCAGTTTGGTGTTGCCCATAAATTCTTATCCGTATGTATGTAGaagcataaatatgtattacatttttaacactGTGTTCtagtaatttaatttcgtaCTCAGATTCAAAAATTCTTGCaatcatttcataattttaaggttACTTATCCgatttattaagaatatttattaaggttatagcttaaggtccatttttcatacattttgtttcacctttaatctgggtaactaaacaagtattgacaagtaaagaatttaaattcacgtctagttagtgattagttctcgcagttgaaagaaagtaaaataattaatatgcatggatatttcggcctttaaaacttcgtcgtattaaattttaaaggccgaaatatccatgcatttacaataataatattattttattattgtattattttattaactgacAATGGCTTTTAGGTATCTAAAAatggttttttaatttcaaatgctAAAGCAAAAAATTGCAATCTTATTGGATGTGTATAAATATaccaatatataatacttagtTACCTGGTATTACCATTTTTTCAATCAAACAGAAAAAGCTCCTAAAATTTTGTTACTCCTACTTATTTACTTAGCTGCAGAAAtcttattgtatagataataattttaatgaaaaccaAAGAGTATGTAATCACTTCGTTAAATCGAAAACCAGTGCGTAAGGGAGTAGGAGGCAGCTTAGAAAATATGTAgattaacccggcgagcgtgtggcggggtatgtcataccccccatgttaattactggcgtatattttttgtgcctgactttcaaacttatagtctctttgagtagctggagttacagggttgcggaaggtaatagtggcgtgatcacagtgtcgcggcaacctgcattcgagttacacgcttgcaaactgagttcgggtacgtgataccccgcctcatagctggtgtgacaaaaactaaaattgctttttctgctattttaacttattttctttgtttaattgtagattttaatagaaaatggatgttgaaaatagaaaaaacaacttcagtccatgatagaagatgtacttactagaacagggtttcgcaaacttttatttagtgcggaccgctaatgccaccttatgcgaccttttttgcgaccaaagtcgtaatgtttgggttgatgttgttcatttggattcttaaatttgtttttactagcagtttacttctgtatttatttttagatatacaagagtgcaaaagcgtgcactttatagtttttcttttaacttttattttactttgcgGATCCCCTGAGgaggggcccacgggccccaggggtcctatgttctcgtgaaaatcagggcaaagacactaaatggaccgatttcatccgtaacttaggcttggctttagtttacgaacacctgaagcTGTgaattgacaaaaaatatatattccgatttatatacgtcagagaatttcttcccagatcaacgaatcactttcatcgactcaaaatgttcctggtcattttattagatgtagacattaccccaacaaaaataatcataagacaaaatactcatgaacaagctgaggaaaggctattagtgtggagcatgcaacgtttttttgcaaaaactgcacagattttatctccagttcctaagatgttcctaaattttttttatgatttttttttagtttataaagaaaattatttcatattctatcatacgattaagtttttttaatca contains the following coding sequences:
- the LOC115441083 gene encoding LOW QUALITY PROTEIN: serine/threonine-protein kinase STK11 (The sequence of the model RefSeq protein was modified relative to this genomic sequence to represent the inferred CDS: deleted 2 bases in 1 codon), translating into MDPRMCRKISSSESLPDADNVEFEVSNVIAPQESDDNFMLEGSPEPHSVTWLHDDEIEDLDPPNFYFNRVDSADIIYRSKKKKCKMVGKYVMGDVLGEGSYGKVKEMLDSVTLCRRAVKILKKRKLRRIPNGEQNVQREIQLLRILRHKNVIELVDVIFNDEKQKMYLVMEFCVGVLQDMLESSPGKKFPQRQAHDYFTQLLDGLEYLHGQGVVHKDIKPGNLLLTLDQTLKITDFGVAEALDMFSPEDTCYTGQGSPAFQPPEIANGAEQFSGIKVDIWSSGVTLYNMTTGRYPFEGDNVYRLLEAIGRGWPAPPLRVVGASLGALLTAMLARDPALRPGVHDIRRHAWVQSRPPLEPGERLVSPRSRRSDELHNSTVIPYLVERHYPPLREYFTERDLRHELCSGGSRTLSTAELSEGESSHKRRWHSSCGRLPSCRLT